The following proteins come from a genomic window of Maniola jurtina chromosome 15, ilManJurt1.1, whole genome shotgun sequence:
- the LOC123872378 gene encoding neurofilament medium polypeptide-like isoform X1, producing MMKVLLLCMAFAAVSLAMPVAEEKQEVPVAPPSIPEINIDEAKAPSEVKTALVEEKQPELETETKPEEKPLEAAAKSPLAPVDAAPETESAAKIEPIPEVKKEDIPEIKAAAPEAPLKPEVAEPAVAKPEAKSDLPESKPVIEESKSEETQAKVEEIIHEQPSAKSAIPDGAIDIVSAVKVPAAVADDVVDAAAINPVIATKSADPEEIKAEAPAPELDVKPIQPEESKPAEAKTEEKPAEVAESSDASASAKSAIESETRVVRDAAEEKKEAEVPKIEAKTIAEPIKDEVKPEVQNIEPKSAKPEEVQIESDKKPESPKKDVSNESAVKPAIEKEIKEVAAPVQPAEIIPSKPAVQSKEPTLNDQPAKDKKDKDNKSSEESGESGEKDKDSSEESVESKESKS from the coding sequence AAATTAACATTGATGAAGCAAAGGCACCGAGTGAAGTGAAAACTGCTCTCGTAGAAGAAAAACAGCCTGAACTAGAAACGGAGACTAAGCCTGAGGAAAAACCTTTAGAAGCAGCCGCAAAGAGTCCATTAGCACCTGTGGATGCAGCTCCGGAAACAGAGTCTGCGGCTAAAATTGAACCTATACCTGAAGTGAAAAAGGAGGATATTCCTGAGATTAAGGCCGCAGCGCCTGAGGCTCCTCTAAAGCCCGAAGTAGCCGAACCAGCTGTAGCCAAGCCTGAAGCAAAGAGTGACCTACCTGAGTCTAAACCAGTAATAGAAGAATCCAAATCTGAAGAAACTCAGGCTAAAGTTGAAGAGATCATCCATGAGCAGCCATCAGCAAAATCAGCTATTCCCGATGGAGCTATTGATATAGTAAGTGCCGTTAAAGTTCCTGCAGCAGTTGCCGATGACGTTGTAGATGCTGCAGCTATCAACCCTGTGATCGCCACTAAGAGTGCGGACCCGGAAGAAATTAAGGCTGAGGCTCCTGCTCCTGAATTAGATGTTAAACCCATCCAACCCGAAGAAAGCAAACCTGCAGAGGCCAAGACCGAAGAGAAACCCGCTGAAGTTGCTGAATCTTCAGATGCCTCCGCTTCAGCAAAATCTGCGATTGAATCTGAAACACGAGTCGTTCGCGACGCTGCTGAAGAGAAGAAGGAAGCAGAGGTGCCAAAGATTGAAGCTAAGACTATCGCAGAGCCGATTAAAGATGAGGTAAAACCTGAAGTACAAAACATTGAACCCAAATCTGCGAAACCTGAGGAAGTTCAAATCGAAAGTGACAAGAAGCCAGAATCACCTAAAAAAGACGTTTCAAACGAATCTGCTGTTAAACCAGCCATTGAGAAAGAAATAAAAGAGGTAGCAGCACCCGTCCAGCCTGCAGAGATTATTCCGAGCAAACCTGCAGTTCAATCGAAGGAGCCAACTTTAAATGACCAACCCGCAAAAGATAAAAAGGACAAAGACAACAAGAGCTCCGAGGAGAGCGGGGAAAGCGGGGAGAAGGACAAGGATTCTTCAGAAGAGAGCGTAGAATCAAAGGAATCTAAGTCTTAA
- the LOC123872378 gene encoding neurofilament medium polypeptide-like isoform X2: protein MKVLLLCMAFAAVSLAMPVAEEKQEVPVAPPSIPEINIDEAKAPSEVKTALVEEKQPELETETKPEEKPLEAAAKSPLAPVDAAPETESAAKIEPIPEVKKEDIPEIKAAAPEAPLKPEVAEPAVAKPEAKSDLPESKPVIEESKSEETQAKVEEIIHEQPSAKSAIPDGAIDIVSAVKVPAAVADDVVDAAAINPVIATKSADPEEIKAEAPAPELDVKPIQPEESKPAEAKTEEKPAEVAESSDASASAKSAIESETRVVRDAAEEKKEAEVPKIEAKTIAEPIKDEVKPEVQNIEPKSAKPEEVQIESDKKPESPKKDVSNESAVKPAIEKEIKEVAAPVQPAEIIPSKPAVQSKEPTLNDQPAKDKKDKDNKSSEESGESGEKDKDSSEESVESKESKS from the coding sequence AAATTAACATTGATGAAGCAAAGGCACCGAGTGAAGTGAAAACTGCTCTCGTAGAAGAAAAACAGCCTGAACTAGAAACGGAGACTAAGCCTGAGGAAAAACCTTTAGAAGCAGCCGCAAAGAGTCCATTAGCACCTGTGGATGCAGCTCCGGAAACAGAGTCTGCGGCTAAAATTGAACCTATACCTGAAGTGAAAAAGGAGGATATTCCTGAGATTAAGGCCGCAGCGCCTGAGGCTCCTCTAAAGCCCGAAGTAGCCGAACCAGCTGTAGCCAAGCCTGAAGCAAAGAGTGACCTACCTGAGTCTAAACCAGTAATAGAAGAATCCAAATCTGAAGAAACTCAGGCTAAAGTTGAAGAGATCATCCATGAGCAGCCATCAGCAAAATCAGCTATTCCCGATGGAGCTATTGATATAGTAAGTGCCGTTAAAGTTCCTGCAGCAGTTGCCGATGACGTTGTAGATGCTGCAGCTATCAACCCTGTGATCGCCACTAAGAGTGCGGACCCGGAAGAAATTAAGGCTGAGGCTCCTGCTCCTGAATTAGATGTTAAACCCATCCAACCCGAAGAAAGCAAACCTGCAGAGGCCAAGACCGAAGAGAAACCCGCTGAAGTTGCTGAATCTTCAGATGCCTCCGCTTCAGCAAAATCTGCGATTGAATCTGAAACACGAGTCGTTCGCGACGCTGCTGAAGAGAAGAAGGAAGCAGAGGTGCCAAAGATTGAAGCTAAGACTATCGCAGAGCCGATTAAAGATGAGGTAAAACCTGAAGTACAAAACATTGAACCCAAATCTGCGAAACCTGAGGAAGTTCAAATCGAAAGTGACAAGAAGCCAGAATCACCTAAAAAAGACGTTTCAAACGAATCTGCTGTTAAACCAGCCATTGAGAAAGAAATAAAAGAGGTAGCAGCACCCGTCCAGCCTGCAGAGATTATTCCGAGCAAACCTGCAGTTCAATCGAAGGAGCCAACTTTAAATGACCAACCCGCAAAAGATAAAAAGGACAAAGACAACAAGAGCTCCGAGGAGAGCGGGGAAAGCGGGGAGAAGGACAAGGATTCTTCAGAAGAGAGCGTAGAATCAAAGGAATCTAAGTCTTAA